A single Nicotiana tabacum cultivar K326 chromosome 5, ASM71507v2, whole genome shotgun sequence DNA region contains:
- the LOC107773830 gene encoding LOW QUALITY PROTEIN: 14 kDa zinc-binding protein (The sequence of the model RefSeq protein was modified relative to this genomic sequence to represent the inferred CDS: deleted 1 base in 1 codon) has protein sequence MSEENPNRSRLQNQILTAHFTAHQKKKPAAMASEKEAALLAVPSDSPTIFDKIINKEIPANIVYEDDKVLAFRDTNPQAPVHILLIPKVRDGLTGLSKAEEKHCEILGQLLYTAKLVAKQEGLLENGFRLVINDGPSGCQSVYHLHLHLLGGRQMNWPPG, from the exons ATGAGTGAAGAAAACCCCAATAGGAGCCGACTCCAAAAT CAAATATTGACTGCACACTTTACTGCTCACCAGAAGAAGAAGCCTGCTGCCATGGCTTCCGAGAAAGAAGCTGCTCTTCTCGCCGTTCCTTCAGATTCTCCTACCAT aTTTGACAAGATCATTAACAAGGAAATCCCAGCAAACATTGTCTACGAGGATGACAAG GTTTTAGCTTTCAGAGACACAAATCCCCAAGCCCCGGTGCACATTTTGCTTATTCCCAAGGTCAGGGATGGCTTGACAGGACTTTCCAAG GCTGAAGAAAAGCACTGTGAAATTCTTGGTCAACTTCTTTACACCGCAAAGCTTGTTGCTAAACAGGAAGGTCTGCTCGAGAATGGGTTCAGACTTGTGATCAATGATGGGCCTAGCGGAT GCCAATCTGTTTATCATCTTCACCTTCACCTTCTCGGGGGACGACAGATGAACTGGCCACCCGGCTAA